In the Corynebacterium kroppenstedtii genome, one interval contains:
- a CDS encoding DUF3152 domain-containing protein: MSHNNDVHRDRASAGRANNSAIDPDGPAPMTRTPLRKKRRSGRAAPAESTPILLARRWGWGALVIPVVAVLVLWLIVAAMTGVGNPFRASTVQDSPFSQGDGDGAQGDGPHGLGDNPVPSSPEVEKGLQKELPKGGPYTEAGEGTYRAIGKPGMKVGEGKTKRVKFVIEAENGLDTNSYGGDDAISTMIDSTLSDPRSWTHDKNIAFEHIDIDDPTQSPDLRIQISSPETARQACGDSIKIETSCFTAAGNRVVLNEARWVGGSGAFNGDLGSYREYMINHEVGHGIGYAHHKACEDDGGLAPIMMQQTLGLANNPLHKLDKESAQVYPEDNKVCKYNAWPYPQASKS; the protein is encoded by the coding sequence ATGAGCCACAACAACGACGTGCACCGTGATCGCGCTAGTGCCGGTCGCGCTAACAACTCTGCTATCGACCCCGACGGCCCTGCGCCGATGACCCGTACCCCTTTGAGGAAGAAACGCCGGTCCGGGAGAGCCGCCCCTGCGGAATCCACACCAATCTTGCTCGCCCGTCGATGGGGCTGGGGCGCGCTAGTTATTCCTGTTGTCGCGGTACTTGTCCTGTGGTTGATTGTTGCTGCCATGACAGGGGTAGGGAACCCATTTCGCGCGTCGACAGTGCAAGATTCTCCCTTTAGCCAGGGTGATGGTGATGGGGCACAAGGCGATGGCCCCCATGGGCTGGGTGATAATCCGGTTCCGTCCTCGCCAGAGGTAGAAAAAGGCCTGCAGAAGGAGTTGCCTAAAGGTGGCCCGTACACCGAGGCTGGTGAGGGGACGTACCGTGCGATCGGTAAACCTGGGATGAAGGTCGGCGAGGGTAAAACCAAACGTGTGAAATTTGTTATCGAGGCTGAAAATGGGCTCGATACCAATAGTTACGGTGGGGACGACGCGATCTCGACGATGATAGATAGCACCCTTTCCGATCCTCGGAGCTGGACACACGATAAGAACATCGCGTTTGAACACATCGATATCGATGATCCGACACAGTCGCCCGATCTGCGCATCCAGATTTCCAGTCCGGAAACAGCCCGCCAGGCATGTGGGGATAGCATCAAAATAGAAACAAGTTGTTTTACCGCGGCAGGTAATCGTGTTGTTCTCAATGAGGCCCGGTGGGTTGGTGGCTCTGGGGCTTTTAATGGGGATCTTGGTTCATATCGCGAATACATGATCAACCACGAGGTCGGGCACGGAATCGGCTACGCTCACCACAAAGCATGTGAAGACGATGGCGGTTTAGCGCCTATCATGATGCAGCAGACACTGGGGTTGGCTAATAACCCATTGCATAAGCTTGATAAAGAATCCGCCCAGGTGTACCCCGAGGACAATAAAGTCTGTAAATACAATGCATGGCCGTACCCGCAAGCGTCGAAATCGTAG
- a CDS encoding ATP-dependent DNA helicase: MLTSTPTRRPLHIHPTKETAAHTEFQWQGIASDVINLAGSSSGTFVVKGGPGAGRSSFLRDVARAEIMSGTNPDSILFLTASKEAAVQTNRWLLSAIEQEFDNDIAIERVFSGLIARSVHSFAFAVLRHQAAHTPGALAPRLLTGAEHDSLVRDMLREHSERGADIWPERLRSALTTLGFARQLRDFLLRVAERGCTSEELRQYGQGCSRDEWSAAADFYDEYRATARLMGSNALNASELVRAAVDALDSDEELAESLNFDVILIDDSQFFDPLSSELVERFRSRARLTLVASEQSESVFRFRGGSTTYADKLAKTENTIHLSGTKRLAPPVAELAARVADATRHPESLRWAKEIRHQDAERLSDHSAEFGEADVRVLVSPSAEVAAVVDRVRRAHIVDNVQWKDIAVIVRSKSQAAPMRRGLLAAGVPVADDPTEIVLLEQPMVRAILQAVRCAVGEDLTNDELERLVLSPIGGGDPITFRCILRGLRRGFMKVEFDNPVRAAELTAITTTDDEDYGRSVFRAIDALRFILLGGELIDLTENLTAREKDLIMRVRSVIQAGQEAFYGGESVEAILWAVWDAAGLSEALANQSLRGGAVGSMADQHLDAVMSLFDAAGDYVERHPHSTITSFVRFIVEQELPTGARDRRGPVREAVDVSPAHATVGKEWDTVVVAGLQEDVWPSLSETGTIFRQEEFVDFLDRGVEPGRPENRRGRYDDRLAEERRLFLVAVTRARRSLLVTAVGPHVSDDGTVDSDADIRSRFLEELAGDQALASSHGEPDAESSDSADLRALTSSGGSQTQSPLSVLPECEFPRVLSPDSLIAELRRVVESEDSSGHERHHAARQLARLALAAGDAPSRESVITAANPDHWWGAQELSTTKNLHDPETAYFISPSQVERYLECPLEAFLQSVETAGRDTTATLLGTLTHMAAEAMERGVDEGDVRDVFLATVPRLLGTLTWKKHDQIDKWTDMFDRLVEKLHLRYAAVTGHAEVEQVIESRIGQTSSGDDVYVRGKIDRLEISDVGKYYIIDFKTGNQVAKDIPDNPQLKTYQTAVAKSIDPQNTPSSSVSSLSSSRMSEECSADNCLAGAELIYPHKNPRKPTVQDPLTNDDVDGWASQLVDLALVMAGPHFAGSSDSQPDQNSRARSLSRVLVRKSALAPSFSSSNIEDAD, from the coding sequence ATGTTGACATCGACGCCTACACGGAGACCGCTCCACATCCACCCGACTAAAGAAACTGCCGCTCACACTGAATTCCAGTGGCAGGGGATAGCGTCGGACGTTATCAACTTAGCAGGCTCTTCATCAGGGACGTTTGTGGTAAAAGGTGGACCTGGTGCCGGGCGTTCGTCGTTTTTACGGGATGTTGCCCGGGCGGAGATCATGTCCGGCACAAATCCGGATTCGATCTTATTTCTCACTGCGTCGAAAGAGGCTGCTGTACAGACTAATCGGTGGCTTTTAAGTGCAATCGAACAAGAGTTCGATAATGATATTGCGATAGAGAGAGTGTTTTCCGGCTTGATCGCCCGGTCAGTGCACTCGTTTGCTTTTGCTGTATTACGCCATCAAGCGGCGCATACACCGGGAGCGCTTGCTCCGCGCTTATTAACAGGTGCAGAACATGACTCTCTGGTTCGTGACATGCTCCGTGAGCACAGCGAAAGAGGGGCGGATATATGGCCAGAGCGGTTGCGGTCTGCTCTGACAACTCTTGGTTTTGCCCGTCAGCTCCGTGACTTTTTGCTACGTGTAGCTGAGCGGGGGTGTACGTCGGAGGAACTTCGGCAGTATGGCCAGGGCTGTTCTCGTGATGAATGGAGTGCTGCCGCTGACTTTTACGATGAGTATCGAGCCACGGCTCGTCTCATGGGGTCGAATGCTCTTAACGCCTCAGAGCTCGTCCGTGCTGCAGTTGATGCCCTGGACAGTGATGAAGAATTAGCAGAGTCGTTAAACTTCGATGTCATTCTTATCGACGATTCCCAGTTCTTCGATCCTCTGTCGTCAGAGCTGGTGGAACGTTTCCGATCTCGTGCGCGACTAACGCTAGTTGCTAGCGAGCAATCGGAGTCAGTGTTTCGATTTCGTGGTGGCAGCACGACGTACGCGGACAAGCTGGCGAAAACAGAAAATACTATCCATTTGTCGGGGACCAAACGACTGGCTCCTCCGGTAGCCGAACTGGCTGCCCGCGTAGCCGACGCGACGCGCCACCCCGAAAGCTTAAGGTGGGCGAAAGAAATCCGGCATCAGGACGCCGAGCGGTTATCCGACCATAGTGCCGAATTCGGTGAGGCCGATGTGCGGGTTCTTGTTTCACCATCTGCGGAGGTCGCTGCGGTGGTGGATCGCGTTCGGCGCGCCCATATCGTCGATAATGTTCAGTGGAAAGACATTGCCGTTATTGTTCGTTCAAAGAGTCAAGCTGCACCGATGAGGCGGGGGCTATTGGCGGCGGGGGTGCCAGTAGCTGATGATCCCACGGAGATTGTCTTGTTGGAACAACCGATGGTTCGGGCAATTCTGCAAGCGGTCAGGTGCGCGGTTGGTGAAGACCTTACAAACGACGAGCTAGAGCGACTGGTCCTCAGCCCGATCGGTGGCGGGGACCCAATTACCTTCCGCTGTATTTTGCGCGGTCTTCGTCGTGGGTTCATGAAAGTTGAGTTTGATAATCCCGTAAGAGCGGCTGAGCTGACGGCCATAACTACGACCGACGATGAAGATTACGGCCGCTCGGTTTTTCGCGCGATTGATGCCCTGCGGTTCATTCTCTTAGGCGGTGAGCTTATTGATCTCACAGAGAACCTCACTGCCCGGGAAAAAGATCTGATCATGCGGGTGCGCAGCGTCATTCAAGCTGGTCAGGAAGCCTTCTATGGCGGTGAGAGTGTTGAGGCAATCTTGTGGGCGGTATGGGATGCAGCTGGTTTGTCGGAAGCGTTGGCTAATCAATCGCTACGGGGCGGTGCTGTGGGATCGATGGCCGACCAGCATTTGGACGCTGTCATGTCTTTATTTGATGCCGCTGGGGATTATGTTGAACGTCATCCACACAGCACGATAACCTCGTTCGTTCGATTTATCGTGGAACAAGAATTACCGACGGGGGCTCGTGATAGACGTGGTCCGGTTCGAGAAGCGGTCGACGTGTCTCCGGCCCACGCCACCGTAGGAAAAGAGTGGGATACCGTCGTCGTTGCTGGTTTACAGGAAGATGTATGGCCGTCGCTGTCCGAGACGGGAACTATCTTTCGGCAAGAAGAATTTGTTGATTTTTTGGATCGTGGTGTCGAACCGGGCCGTCCCGAGAATAGGCGTGGCCGGTATGACGATCGCTTGGCTGAAGAGCGCCGCCTGTTCTTGGTAGCAGTGACACGCGCACGCCGATCCTTGCTGGTGACAGCTGTAGGACCTCATGTCTCAGACGACGGAACAGTTGATAGCGACGCAGATATACGCTCCCGGTTCTTGGAAGAGCTTGCAGGCGATCAAGCTTTAGCGAGTTCGCACGGTGAGCCCGATGCTGAGTCCTCTGATAGTGCTGACTTACGAGCTCTTACAAGCAGCGGTGGGTCGCAGACTCAGTCCCCGCTGTCAGTACTTCCAGAGTGCGAATTTCCACGAGTTCTATCACCGGATTCCCTCATCGCCGAACTTAGGCGTGTAGTTGAGTCTGAGGACTCGTCTGGTCATGAGCGACACCATGCTGCTCGGCAGCTAGCCCGTCTGGCTTTAGCGGCGGGTGACGCACCTTCTAGGGAATCGGTGATCACAGCAGCCAACCCTGATCATTGGTGGGGTGCTCAGGAGTTATCGACGACTAAGAATCTGCATGACCCCGAGACTGCGTACTTTATTAGTCCATCTCAGGTGGAAAGATACCTCGAATGCCCGCTTGAGGCTTTTCTACAGAGTGTCGAAACCGCAGGCCGCGATACTACTGCAACTCTGCTAGGTACATTAACCCACATGGCGGCTGAGGCTATGGAGCGCGGGGTCGATGAGGGGGACGTTCGCGATGTCTTTTTAGCGACAGTACCTCGTCTTTTAGGGACTCTCACGTGGAAAAAGCACGATCAAATCGATAAGTGGACGGACATGTTCGACCGTCTGGTGGAAAAGCTACATCTTCGATATGCGGCTGTAACCGGCCACGCAGAGGTTGAACAAGTAATTGAGTCCCGGATCGGCCAGACAAGCTCAGGCGACGATGTCTATGTCAGAGGGAAAATTGATCGTCTCGAGATCAGTGACGTTGGAAAGTACTACATTATCGATTTCAAAACAGGCAATCAGGTAGCAAAGGATATACCTGATAATCCACAACTCAAGACTTATCAGACCGCGGTGGCCAAATCGATAGATCCGCAGAATACTCCCTCCAGCTCTGTGTCCTCCCTGTCTTCTTCTCGTATGTCGGAGGAATGCTCAGCGGACAATTGTTTGGCAGGCGCGGAACTTATTTACCCTCATAAAAATCCGCGGAAGCCTACTGTCCAGGATCCGTTGACAAACGACGATGTTGACGGATGGGCTAGCCAGCTCGTTGATCTTGCACTTGTTATGGCGGGCCCGCACTTCGCTGGCAGTTCTGATTCTCAACCAGATCAGAACTCTCGCGCTCGTTCCCTTAGCCGTGTGCTGGTCAGAAAATCCGCATTGGCCCCGAGTTTCTCCTCGTCGAATATCGAAGACGCGGATTAG
- a CDS encoding TIGR02569 family protein, producing the protein MTSAEPTPLHDMAPPSDPILMGFRADRGTPELLGREWGYGWKVQSAVLRRAHHADTAIWSAKMRHKLKPSGIGVVRPLSSSDGRYILGGWHADTWVQGHPAPRFDEIAAASLLLSESIDQAMGVGGNNRFSENPLPQIDLDERPWTTQHLFAAADQAAFSEDPSQVIAPGLDVSAVASSTVAQALELASSVAALRDEVQAPNRVVSSDMVGTTVFDGSSPAVVTEIPPVFHPHAWPVALTVVDGMAWGNADDGLAARWSHLPDFDEMMVRAVLYRLFVHALHPDAKESSLVGLGRMVEVVRARRGSGARTS; encoded by the coding sequence ATGACTTCAGCGGAGCCGACACCACTTCATGACATGGCCCCACCGTCGGACCCCATCCTGATGGGCTTCCGGGCAGATCGCGGAACCCCCGAACTCTTGGGGCGCGAATGGGGGTACGGGTGGAAAGTTCAATCCGCCGTTCTTCGACGCGCACACCATGCGGATACGGCAATTTGGTCGGCGAAAATGCGCCACAAATTGAAGCCATCGGGGATTGGCGTCGTCCGCCCACTGAGCTCCTCTGATGGACGCTACATCCTCGGAGGGTGGCACGCGGATACATGGGTACAGGGGCACCCCGCTCCGCGGTTTGATGAAATCGCCGCCGCATCGCTTCTGCTGTCGGAATCGATCGACCAGGCGATGGGGGTGGGCGGAAACAACCGTTTCAGCGAGAACCCACTCCCGCAGATTGACCTCGACGAACGCCCGTGGACAACGCAACACCTCTTCGCCGCAGCCGATCAGGCGGCGTTTTCCGAGGACCCATCGCAGGTGATCGCGCCGGGGCTCGACGTCTCCGCAGTGGCGAGTTCTACCGTTGCTCAGGCATTGGAGTTGGCGTCCTCGGTGGCGGCATTGCGTGACGAAGTGCAGGCTCCGAACCGCGTGGTGTCCTCCGACATGGTCGGGACGACGGTGTTTGATGGTTCCTCCCCGGCCGTTGTGACCGAGATTCCGCCGGTGTTTCATCCGCATGCGTGGCCCGTTGCGTTGACCGTCGTCGACGGGATGGCCTGGGGAAATGCCGACGACGGTTTAGCAGCGCGGTGGTCACACCTGCCGGACTTCGACGAAATGATGGTTCGCGCGGTGCTCTATCGGTTGTTCGTCCACGCGCTGCATCCCGATGCTAAGGAGAGCTCACTGGTGGGGTTGGGACGCATGGTTGAGGTCGTCCGTGCGCGTCGCGGTTCTGGGGCGCGCACGTCGTAG